The DNA window TGAGGTCCAGGAACTCCTGGAATACTGGAACTAGGTTTGCTATTCGGCTCGACGTCCAAAACAGCAAGCTTTGCGGCTGGTCTTCGAATTAGACCCGCTGTGGTTCGTACCAACGCCTGCCGTACTCTTCCGTCTTGTCCAGGAAATACTGCTTCTATCCGCCCCCGAGTCCACTGGTTCCTCGCCGCCTCGCCAACCACCAAGACCAGATCGCCGACCTCCAGATCCTTGACCTCCTTGAACCACCTGCATCTGCGCGTAATTACTGGGAGGTATTCCTTTAGCCATCTGTTCCAGAATCCGTCGCTGATGAACCGCGCCAAGTTCCAGCTGCTTCTCAGTGTTGAACGACTATCTATCGCGCCAGTAGGCAGGAACTTGATGCCGGATGAATTACCCAGCAAGAAGTGGTTTGGTGTCAGAGCTTCTTGATCTGCAGATTCCAATGGGATGTATGTAAGTGGCCTTGAGTTTATCATGGCCTCCGCTTCTAACAGGACTGTTTCCAGTGTTTCATCGTCAGGTTTTCGGGTACCATCCAGCGTCGCCCCGATTGCCACCTTGACCGAGCGAACGAGCCTCTCCCATGCACCGCCCATGTGCGGGGAAGCAGGTGGAATGAACTTCCATGTTGTTTGTGAGGTAGTAAACTTTTCCGCCATCATCTTGTTGTGCATATCCAGTTTGTTGCTAGTGCCCTGGAAACAGGTGGCATTGTCCGACCAGAATTCCCGCGGAATACCCCGGCGGGAGACAAAGCGTTGAACAGCCATGATGCACGACTCCATACTCAGTGAGTGTACCACTTCCAAATGGATGGCTCTGGTAGTGAGACACGTAAAGAGGGCTACCCAGCGCTTGACGTTGCTTCTGCCCATTCTGACGAGCAGCGGCCCGAAGTAGTCCAGCCCGGTGAAGGTAAATGGCCGGATGAACGAAGTAACCCGCATTTCCGGTAGTGGGGCCATAGCGGGCGGTCTCGGGGAAGACTTAGCAATTCTGCACCAGACGCAGCTTCGTGTGACCTTGTCTAACAATCGACGCAGTTGCGAAATGTCGAATCGTTGCCGAATTTCGTTGAAGATGGTCTCTCGGTTGGCGTGGCGAAAGCGGCGGTGGAACCAGTCTACAAGTAAGAAGGTGATTAAATGTTGTTTGGGTAGGATTACGGGAAACTTAGCTTCGGTCGGTGTGTAGGGTGCCGCACCGATTCGGCCACGACTCCGCAGAACTTTATTCTCATCGAGGAACGGCCACTTGGTGTAGATGTCGCTGGCCTTATCCACAACATTATGACGTCGATCCGGTGGGCCTTGAGTTTGGACGAGTACGGCGATTTCGTCAGGATAAACATCGCCTTGCGCCATCTTCCACAGCTCTTCTTCCGCTAGTCGTAGCTCATCGCTGGTAAGATTGCCAAGCTCCTTAGCTCTTCCTTTCTTCCGCCGAATGTTGTTGATAAAGCGGAGCACGTATGCTACTGAACGGTGCATTTTGGTCCAACTGCTAAACCGGGTGAATTCCACCAACGCAAAGTGTGCGAAATGACAGTGGGCATTCCTTAGTTCTTCCTCAGTTGGCTCAATCGGTTGTTGCGTAGGCCAATTCCTTTCGGTGGTTTGGAAGAAGTCATGAGGCTGGAACCAAGGGCTGTTCATCGTCAGCTGCGGACCAATTCCCCACTTCGTCGCGAGATCAGCAACGTTGAGTTTCGATGGTACGTACATCCATTCATTTGGCTCTGTGGTTGTCAGGATCTCGCCGACGCGGACAGCAACAAACTTATGATACCGTCTGTGATCGATTGATTTGATCCAAGCGAGAACGGTTTTCGAATCACCCCAGAAATATCGGAAATTGATTGGGTAAGAGTGCTGACTTTGGATGCTGCCGGCCAAGCGGACCCCGAGGTTGGCGGCTTTCAACTCGAGTCTGGGAATAGACAACGTTTTCAATGGGGCAACTTTAACTTTGGCCCCGACGAGTGCCACTTGTACGCAACTGTTACTCTCCAgtcggaaataagccaccgcaGCATACGCCATTTCGCTAGCATCTACGAACACGTGTAGTTGGAGGCGATCCAGGTTCTTAGGAAAGGGTGACCTAAAGTAGCACCGGGGTATACGGATCTGGTTTAACTGTCCGAAGAGCTCCGACCACTGTCGCCAGCGCTTGTTGAGATCGTCAGGAATCTGTTGGTCCCATTCCGTACCTTTCGCCCACGTGTCCTGGAGGAGAATTTTGCCGTGCACAAGGAAAAACGCGACAAAACCGAGCGGATCAAATAGGCTCATAACCACTCGGGCGATTTCCCGCTTGGTGGGAATGTGATCTTCATGAAGAATGCGCTGTATGTCATCTCTCATACCAAAGGAGTACACAAACACGTCTTCGTACGGTATCCATTTAATCCCCAGCACTGATTCGGACTTTTCACCTCGCTCCAAGTCTAGATTTTTCGATGAAGGCATTGTCGTCTCTCCTATTCCTTCCAGCACCCCTACTTCGTTCGATGAGAAATTCCGCAGAGTGAAGCCTCCCTTTGAATGCACGAATTTTACCTCGTTCACAACCTTTATTGCCTCCTGAAGCGTCTCGAAGCTGTCTAAGTAGTCGTCTACATAATGGTTGTACCGGATAGCTGTAGCGGCTCGGGGATACTCGTCGGCGAACTCCTCTGCATTTAGGTTCTTCACATGCTGTGCGGACGCCGGGGAACAAGTGGAGCCGAATGTGGCCACATCCATCACATACACCTGAGGGCAATCCGATGGGTGGTCCCGGAACAGAAACCGTTGCGACTGGCAGTCGGGAGCTCGAATCTTGATCTGATGGAACATCTCCATTATGTCTCCACAAACGGCGACAGGATACTGACGAAACTGGTACAGAACTCTTTGCAGGGGGGTCAACAGATCCGGTCCCTTGAGTAGCCTAGAATTGAACGACACATCGCGCACCTTTGCCGCCGCGTCCCATATCAGGcgaatcttgtttggtttctGGGGACTAGAAACTACACCAAGGGGTAGATACCAGATCCGGCTTGACTCAACAGACGTCAGTTCAGTTAAAGTAGCCTTGTGAGCGTAGCCCTTACGCTCATACTCGAAGATCTGTTCGCGAACGCGCTGCTCCATAACCGGATCCTTTTGGAGCTTCCGCTCAAGTCCCTCCAGCCGTCGCACAGCCATAGGGTAGCTGTCGGGGAAGTCTGGGTTGTCCGTTCTCCACAGAAGTCCCGTCTCGTAGCCTGGCCCGAAAGGTAGCCGCTTGGTTGTTTCCTGTAGCAACTTTCTCGCACGCTTGTCGTCATCGGATTCCGGAACTACACATGGGCCCAGGACTCCCGCGTTCTCCAAAGTAAAGTAGTCGCGGAGCTGCTCGTTTAGCTCTCGATCAGGATCGGACAAAGCCCCGGCGTGAAAGCTAGTGATCGCCGTTCGAGACGGTTGGCCCGGAATACATCCATAAATACTCCATCCTAGCCGGCATTTTGCACCAATTGGATCGCTCGGGCCTCCTTCACGCAGCTTCAGCGGAACGCACAGACGTAAGTTGTCGAGACCAATAAGTAATTTGGGTTGAACTAGCTCATAATCCTCTAGCGGAAGACCTCGAAGATGAGGGAAACGCCGTGCCAAATCACCGTATTTGAGCGTTTGCGAAGGCAGAACCAGACGACTAACCGTACGAACATCAACGATTTTGTGCCGTGCAACACAGCCCTTACCAGCAATGGCGATGTTCACGCGCTGCGATCTCGATTCAACCCGCCTAACATTTCCTGTCCATCGGAGAGTCAGGGCTTCTGTTGGACCCGTAACCTTCAATTGCTTCGCTATAGATTCCTCCAGCAGTGTAAAGGAAGAGCCCTCATCTATAAAGGCGAAGATCGTTTGGAAAATGTTGTTGCTGTAGAGGACTACTGGCACGATTCGGAAGAGTGGCCATTTCAGGACACCGGAGGATACGTGGCTCGCTGAGACGGAAACGTTTTCCGGAGTAGAATTGGAAGTGTGGAGGAGGGTGTGATGCTTATGGCGGCACCCTTCTATTCCACATCCATTCCAGGAACGACACGGCCATTTTCCGTGACTGTTGAGGCAGGTCCGGCATAACCCCTTCTGCTGGACCAGCTTCCAGCGTTCATCCAGACACGCGCTCTTGAATTGATGGCAATCGGCCACTCGATGGCCAGCACGCCCACATGCCCAGCATGGCTTACCTTGCTTTGAGTTGTTTGATGCACTACAAGCCGCTGTAGGTGATGCACTACGATTTTTAAACGTCTGCGAATTTCTTTCCGCTGAGTGTGTATGCAATGTACCGGTGTCCTTGGATTTTGGCCGGTTGGTTCTCGACGCGGACACTACTCCTGGAAATTCGAAGGATACTTCGCTAGCTGCTGTCACCAATCCGGACATGAACCTGCCGAATGTGTCGAGGGTTGCTGGCTGGTTCTGCGTTTTGTAGAAGGCCCAGTTCATTCGTATTGATCCTGGTAGCTTCTCCACTAACTCCTGCATCAGGGTTGGATTAGACAGGTGGTCCTGCTGACCTGCTGCTCTGAGAtgatcaaccaaattttgcaccgACAAACCGAACTGTATAAGTGTTTCCAGCTTGTCGTGTCGCGGGGCGGGAACATGCTGAATCTTGTGTAACAGTGAACGGATGATGAGTTCCGGTCTTCCATACAGTGTGCGCAGAGTCTGAATGACGTGCGGCACACCAGAGGGTAACAACAGACGACTACGGACCGATTCTAATGCGCTTCCTTTCAGGCACCTTTGTAGACGCACCAGATTTTCTGCTTCTGTATAACCACAAGTAGCCGTAGACTGCTCAAAGTTGCTGATAAAGATCGGCCACTCCTCCGGATTTCCGCTAAATATTGGCAGGTCCTTACCCACGACGTGACGCGCTGCAATTTGCACCTGCGTTAAAGCAGCAGCGGAGGGTAGTGGGGGTGCTGGAGGAAGTGGGAAGTCTTGTAGCAATTGCGGCCTAGGTGCTGGAGTCGGGATTAGCGGCAGAGGTAGCGGTGCGGGAGGGGCTGGTGCCGGCAATGGAATCGGAGATGGATTCAGCTTATCTAAAACTTCTCCCGGGTCTGTTCCACTTTCCTGCGATGCTAGCCAGTTCTTGACCCTCCCGAATGAGTCTGTGATAGAACTACTCTTACTGCTATCTTGCGCAGCCTGTCGGACGATCTCTTTTCGTTTCTCGAACGACTCCTGTCTAATTTTCTGCTGCTCCCTTTTTAGTGTCTGTTCCGCCAGTAGCTTGCGCTCACGTAGTAGGCGCTTTTCCTCGAGCTGGCGTTCTTCTTCCTCCAGCTTGCGCATCTCGATTTCCTCCTGTTCCAGAAGCTGTTGTTCTTTCATTTTCAACTCGTCTGCAACGAGCTTCAACTGCTCCTCCAGCAGTACTGCACGCACACTGGATGTAGTGCTTTTAGCTGGGTCGGGTTTCTTTTTCCCCCTTTTTGATCCTACCTTCGAACCGACCTTGGATCCTTTTGCAGGACGTATTTCTTCGGGAACATTAAGCTGTATGCCGCCGGAGGCCCCCTGCTGTGATGCACATTTGTCGCAGGAGTATTTAATGCCACGTGCTTTCACTGCATCGTCTACTCCGGCGCATCCGAAATGCTCCCAGCCGTTACACACGCAGCACTGTACCATCTGGTCCTCCGCGTCGTCCGGACGTGTGCAGGACTTACAGTTCCGCGGGGTGTGTGGTGGTGGAGAAACTGGATGATCTTCCATCATACCTTCCGAATCCCGAACAAAATTCTTAAAGAATGTTGGGTTATGTTTCGGAGCACCAACTCTTTTTAGCAAACGTTGTTTTTTACTGTTAGCTTTAAGCTAGAAATAAGTTTTATTTAGTATTTTAATTACGTTTAAATAGGATAATTCAATTGATTAGGTGCTTACAATTTTGGTTGACCGACAAAGTGAACGGAAGGTGTGGGTCACCCTTGGCTTTTCGTTTATAAAACAATGTAGTATATGTACCTGTTAGTATAATTGTACATATAGTTAGTATATAGGAAATAGGTTTAAATTTACGATAATCCGTACTACTCACGTACTATTAGCTTTAAGAAATTCAAGAGATAGTGGCACTACTGCCGTAACCGTATTGACTCGTTGAATAAAGTTAGGGTTATGTGCTATTGAGCAAAAATGTGTTCACTATACGGTACTGTTTTCTTCTTCTGCCCCACTGTATCCTGCTGAATGACGTTTCCTCGTGAAACCTCACTGCCGGCAGATCTGTCACCGTCGAATAAAGCGCTGCGCTCGGTAGCGTCGCCGCAGCGAGGGGTCTCGTCAGCacactgacagttgtcctactaaatgacgtatctgcaaatatctcgtttgccgcattgttaaccgggacagcaccccacacagcatgatctggtactttgtcaatccgctagcaacctgccatcccaagtttcatctgcaaactatggtagatctgataaggcaacctatagggtcgtgcaagtcgcatgggtttggatgtgttattgtcctaaaaggaaacaaactaaaaaatgtttttttcaatagtttcgggccaaaaaattgaaaaaggactgagatattaactcacggtactaatctgcatcagaatatgccttaacccgcacacccctaaagatccctattctcGGTGGTTTGATTACATGGGAATTAtgtgagtttgaatgtaacagatgagcaactGTTGCACTCGTACTCACGCAGCTgacgaagtaaacaaaccaccgagaattatcaaacatgaacttcattcatcttGAGTTCATtggtgtcgtcatcttgtagaactcacttgtagttGTGATCAATGttgggaaaatcattatcaatgaAAGTTCATTCCAGGTTCATTCGCGAATTAATCTTTCCCTGAACATTTCCaaacaaaaatctgtgaaaccaaACATCGCATCCGAGTGTATCATTCTTGAGACAAATATTCAATGGTTCTTTGAATCGAATTTCGCACACGAACTTCTACCTCAGTGAAACTCTTGAAAGAATGTCCACCCAAAGCAACATCGCAAAAGAGACATTCGGAAGTGAAAAACGCTTTTAGTGATGTGCACATCATATCGAAAATATGATTGTATATGAAACTTCCATATtggaccatacaaacaacgggtttgGTAAAAGAACGGTCACCATACCAGAATttgcttttttccatatatattttgacaacatactaTTCAAGTACCATACAGTTTGTGGatattttagatctagcgatgCATAAAATATTAGGTGGATCTTCTCTTTCCCTTTTTAATTCTATCGATTGGTAAAAGTTTTATTCTTTTACACGCCGGCTTCTGGAGAAAGCTTCGATGAGACTAAAAGTAGACTGACGCTTTATCCCATTGAGCTGTCGCCGCAATATTGAAGGACAAGGTTTTTTGtatcatgttaatctacaggtttttgaaaatccctcgGGAATCACTTGTTCGAAGatcgtgcaagatgttttcatGAGGTGAGCTTTTTGCTATATTTTTGCCGATATAAAAGTTTGCAGgcgatcttttcttcttccgatGTTTGCTTGAGccgaataatgttcccaaatATCGGCATCtcttgaagttcactgacgatttttttccctagcgatattttatatcagtgaactttttattagaaaatcggcgatgaaaagattcttttgtgaacattgatattttgatttttcccaACACTGGTTGTGATATATTGCATGTGCTGTATTGCAACCGAGAGtgtagatatgaggtttggcattggaaaaaacatgctaactacagtcgacttggagaaacatcacaacgcaaaacatcacatctacaaaatattagcaaagcTTTAGTATAATATATGTGACATTTTGACTTAAGATTAAATTAACATATAAAGAGTTAtcatttttctctattatttgtgGACGATGAAGAGtcaatagacttttctacggctcttatacgtacacgtcacatgacacaaatactacatcactagctggtggaaaataataaacaaagacggcaaaatcaaatgggattgttttcaaccaggaaactgcattagtgttcgtgagccgacaagaactcaatgcttagcttttatttggcataataaactcagtttgtttacatttgttagatattacgttttgaataaaaggtaTAGAAATAGCAAGAATGAGATGGGTAATATTTTATCCAGAttcttattcaaaaatttacCCAATTTGACAGCTGGAATTAAACTAGAAACTGGATACTTTTGGTACtcattaatgggtactttattttaaCCGTGTACAAATGGCTTATTTTGAAATCGGTTGTTGATTTTTAGCCAGAAATCAAATTCCCGAAAAAATTGCCTTcagttaaaaaaatggaaatttatCTTCACATCTGGCATCACTGGTACTCATATgagttgaaatatttcaaaggAAAAATTTTGTATGCAACTACCTGATCTACCACACTTCTTCAAAAACCTTGTATTTACTGACAGCTACAGCTTCTATATTTTTGGCTAGGACGTTTTAGTAAATAAAAATCTATAGAAGCGAACCGTTTTTTTTATCAGGCTGTGTAGCATTCGAAATACTAGTTTCCAGTGTCCTAAAGCAGCACAATGGCGCCCAAGCTTGTTCCGAAGTGTAATCACTGCCAGAATAGTACGTCGGATAAATGGTTCACAGTGGACAAGGGAATCGTTCTTTGCTCATTGTGTTATGAGAAGCACGATAAAGAACAACAGGAGCTTGAGAATGAACTTAAAGCCATCCAAACCGAACCGATCAAAAAAGAATCCGTGGTCACTGTAGTCGAAGATGTATCAACATCTTCCCCCGAGGAAGCTAAACCGCAGATAGATCCAAAAGAAGATGAAAAAACGGATGAACCTCAGGGTGAGGATGCTAAAGAGGAAGCGGCTACTGATGATAAAGATGAAAAGGATTCCAATGCCGATAGTAAGGAAAAACCGATGCCTTCATTGAGTCCTAGGAAACTTCGGAAGAATGTACGCAGTGCACGTAAAGGTGGTGGTGGTGCGTCTGGTGGGAATGGTAA is part of the Topomyia yanbarensis strain Yona2022 chromosome 1, ASM3024719v1, whole genome shotgun sequence genome and encodes:
- the LOC131676072 gene encoding uncharacterized protein LOC131676072, encoding MEDHPVSPPPHTPRNCKSCTRPDDAEDQMVQCCVCNGWEHFGCAGVDDAVKARGIKYSCDKCASQQGASGGIQLNVPEEIRPAKGSKVGSKVGSKRGKKKPDPAKSTTSSVRAVLLEEQLKLVADELKMKEQQLLEQEEIEMRKLEEEERQLEEKRLLRERKLLAEQTLKREQQKIRQESFEKRKEIVRQAAQDSSKSSSITDSFGRVKNWLASQESGTDPGEVLDKLNPSPIPLPAPAPPAPLPLPLIPTPAPRPQLLQDFPLPPAPPLPSAAALTQVQIAARHVVGKDLPIFSGNPEEWPIFISNFEQSTATCGYTEAENLVRLQRCLKGSALESVRSRLLLPSGVPHVIQTLRTLYGRPELIIRSLLHKIQHVPAPRHDKLETLIQFGLSVQNLVDHLRAAGQQDHLSNPTLMQELVEKLPGSIRMNWAFYKTQNQPATLDTFGRFMSGLVTAASEVSFEFPGVVSASRTNRPKSKDTGTLHTHSAERNSQTFKNRSASPTAACSASNNSKQGKPCWACGRAGHRVADCHQFKSACLDERWKLVQQKGLCRTCLNSHGKWPCRSWNGCGIEGCRHKHHTLLHTSNSTPENVSVSASHVSSGVLKWPLFRIVPVVLYSNNIFQTIFAFIDEGSSFTLLEESIAKQLKVTGPTEALTLRWTGNVRRVESRSQRVNIAIAGKGCVARHKIVDVRTVSRLVLPSQTLKYGDLARRFPHLRGLPLEDYELVQPKLLIGLDNLRLCVPLKLREGGPSDPIGAKCRLGWSIYGCIPGQPSRTAITSFHAGALSDPDRELNEQLRDYFTLENAGVLGPCVVPESDDDKRARKLLQETTKRLPFGPGYETGLLWRTDNPDFPDSYPMAVRRLEGLERKLQKDPVMEQRVREQIFEYERKGYAHKATLTELTSVESSRIWYLPLGVVSSPQKPNKIRLIWDAAAKVRDVSFNSRLLKGPDLLTPLQRVLYQFRQYPVAVCGDIMEMFHQIKIRAPDCQSQRFLFRDHPSDCPQVYVMDVATFGSTCSPASAQHVKNLNAEEFADEYPRAATAIRYNHYVDDYLDSFETLQEAIKVVNEVKFVHSKGGFTLRNFSSNEVGVLEGIGETTMPSSKNLDLERGEKSESVLGIKWIPYEDVFVYSFGMRDDIQRILHEDHIPTKREIARVVMSLFDPLGFVAFFLVHGKILLQDTWAKGTEWDQQIPDDLNKRWRQWSELFGQLNQIRIPRCYFRSPFPKNLDRLQLHVFVDASEMAYAAVAYFRLESNSCVQVALVGAKVKVAPLKTLSIPRLELKAANLGVRLAGSIQSQHSYPINFRYFWGDSKTVLAWIKSIDHRRYHKFVAVRVGEILTTTEPNEWMYVPSKLNVADLATKWGIGPQLTMNSPWFQPHDFFQTTERNWPTQQPIEPTEEELRNAHCHFAHFALVEFTRFSSWTKMHRSVAYVLRFINNIRRKKGRAKELGNLTSDELRLAEEELWKMAQGDVYPDEIAVLVQTQGPPDRRHNVVDKASDIYTKWPFLDENKVLRSRGRIGAAPYTPTEAKFPVILPKQHLITFLLVDWFHRRFRHANRETIFNEIRQRFDISQLRRLLDKVTRSCVWCRIAKSSPRPPAMAPLPEMRVTSFIRPFTFTGLDYFGPLLVRMGRSNVKRWVALFTCLTTRAIHLEVVHSLSMESCIMAVQRFVSRRGIPREFWSDNATCFQGTSNKLDMHNKMMAEKFTTSQTTWKFIPPASPHMGGAWERLVRSVKVAIGATLDGTRKPDDETLETVLLEAEAMINSRPLTYIPLESADQEALTPNHFLLGNSSGIKFLPTGAIDSRSTLRSSWNLARFISDGFWNRWLKEYLPVITRRCRWFKEVKDLEVGDLVLVVGEAARNQWTRGRIEAVFPGQDGRVRQALVRTTAGLIRRPAAKLAVLDVEPNSKPSSSIPGVPGPHRGLRAGVCADETPRCGDATERSALFDGDRSAGSEVSRGNVIQQDTVGQKKKTVPYSEHIFAQ